AGCCCCACGGGATCTTTCTTGTCTGCTGCGTTCGCACAGACGAATTCGCGATGAGCAGAAAGCGGACAATGCGGACATGGAAAAATGTGGGATCCGCAAATACCGTATTATGGATATTTTGTGCTTTCAATATGTTGGATTTGATAAGGTTGGATGCATAAAGAGGGACGTTTATAATTTCTGCCATGCTAATAAGCAGGAGATAATCAGTGCCGGTAATGCTAATacggtgatcatggacatgatggcgAGGCGAGAGCGAGATGTGCATTTTTTGTTCAAGTACTTGGTAGACGAGCATGGCCATCTGAAGGGACTGTTCTGGGCCGATAGTCAGTCGCGACTTGACTACGAGGCTTTCAGAGACGTCATTGTTTTCGATAGCACATACAGAACCAACAAATACAATCTGCCATTCGTACCGTTTGTCGGGTTGAATCACCACCACAGCACTGTTATTTTTGGCTATGGTATAATTTCTCATGAAACAAGCCAGGCATACGAGTGGATGTTGCGGACCTTTTCTGATTGCATGGCACAGAAGCATCCGATATCTGTGATCACAGATGGGGACCTTGCAATGCAGAGAGCAATAAGGATGGTCTGGCCAGACTCAAACCATAGACTATGTATATGGCACATTCAGCAGAACATTGTACGCCATCTGCATGATGACGACGTAAAGGAGGAATTCAGATCTTTCATTTATGATACTTCTTCCATTGAAGAGCATGAGATAAAATGGATACAATTCTTACAACGGAATAAAGTAAGCAGTGTGGAGTCTTGGCTGCATCAGATGTATCAGATGAGAAAGTTGTGGTGTGCTCCATATCTTGAGGGGCGTTGTTTCCTAGGATTGAGCAGCAATCAGAGGAGTGAGAGCTTGAACTCTGTGCTACATACGCATCTTGAGGGTAAGATGTCGTTGTTTGAAATGCTAGAGCACTATGAGCGTTGCCTTGCGTCGCGACGGATTAACGAAGCTCTCCATGACATCAAAGCCTTGCAGTCTGTTCCATTTACAGAGGAAAATGCTTCGCCGCTTGAGAAACACGCCGCAACAGTTTTCACACCTAGTGTCTTTAAGATGGTCTTATGGAGCATAGATGCTGTCAGCAAATGTCAGATCAGAGAGATACTAGATGGATCAGAAGATTCCACTTATGTTGTGTCCAAGCAGGAAAGAATGGATAAAAAGTTTGGAGTGCGCATTGAAGAGCAAGGAGGTCTTTTGCACAGGGTGAGTTGTTCTTGCCGTAAGCTGGAATGCGTAGACACATCATGTTCCCACATTTTTTACATATTCAGGATTTTAAAACAAACAATTCTGCTAGGTTGTTGCGTTCCCACTAGGTGGACTATGAATGCAAAATGTGCATACGCACCTACCAGAAAAAAACAGATGTATGACTATTCGGTAAGCCTGCAGAGGTACCGCGAGTTGCGGAATTGTAGTCACGCCGCAAGTTTCAAGGCATGCCACTCTGATGAGGACTATCACCGtctaaagatgcttttgcaagcacaacatcatggcAAGCAATCAAGTTTTGAACAAGCTGACAGCAAGGAGTCAACTAATGCTCAGCATAACAGCATTAGGTTTGGCCCGTTGATGCCGCACTCAGAGAAAGTTGATAAGGTTCTAGATCCCGTGCATGTGCCAGGACGAGGTGCACCGAAGAAAAGGCTGCAGGCAAAGACAAAGAAGTCAAGATCACAGAATATATGTGGCTATTGCAAGAAAGCAGGTCACAATCGACGTAAATGCGCTAAATTGCTAAATGTACGAAATATGTTTATATttattttttgcatgtgttttaCTCATAATTGATGTCCATGTGATTTATTGTATTCTTCTGTGTAGGATCTCGAGGCTGAACTGTGATATCTACATACAACATGAACCGACGATGAGCCAGAGAACGTCGTGTGCCATTCAGCTTTGTGTGACGTGGTCTTTACATTCTATTTCATCGTGACAGTAATTTAGTAAAGTGCGGTTGTACTTCCATGTTACTGTATTAGTTCGACATCTTTCGTTTCCATTTTCTGTGTGTATCATTTTATGTCTAACTTTAAGAATGATGATGTATTTTGAACGGGAATAAGGGCTAGCATGGAGCACTTGTTATTGTTGAGTAGAATAATTATTGTGATGTATTTCTGCACGCACACACGGCCGCCAGGCGGATCTCCCGCGTGATCCCACAGTCTGCATGGCTGGCTCGATGCATGTCCATTGTTTAGGCGAGACTACCGACGCCATGCATGCATGGCAGGCCGTTTTCCTACGTCAACCCAAACACCGGCCCATCCGAGGTTGCAGCTCCGGACGGCCCACATCGCGTATGATCTCGCACGTTGTTCTCGTCTAACtaaaaatagtcccacctcgcccctcGAGCAGCTCCTTTACCAGCTTAAATACCTTCATCGAGGTGATTTTAGCAAGCGTTGGTCCTCATTGTAGGATGAATATGATTCTTCACCCTTACTATGGTTGTCATGCATATTCTTCATTTACAGAGCAATAATGACTGACGTATTTTTAAAATAAGCGGGGCCCACTGGGGTGTGCTTGGATATCTTTGAGAAACCTCCATGCACGTTCATCTTCGCTGCATGCAAATCGGGCGGCAGCCGCTGTGCCAATAGCTGTCAAGGCCTTGATGAATCACTATTCACATGCAGGTCCCCGACTCTTGCATGCAGGTCCCCGACTCTTGCATACAGGTCCCAAATtatcttgtacatggtgacccacatgtgccaaacatgtctatgaaggaaaattttgaaaaaaattattttacaatgcccccttgaggcatagaccgatgttttcagcagtcagtctggagggcattataaattcaaaaaaattcaaaaaaatacaaaaacttggaaacctagttttgtttgtggaagagatcatgtgtgccaaaattgagGTGATTTGGAGTTGGTCGAAAAAATGTCGGCATTCCGGAGGGATCATTTTGtcaagccagtttttgaaaaaaggtgaagttttccaccacctccaaatcacccaaattttcttgtacatggtgacccacatgtgccaaacatgtctatgaaagaaaattttgaaaaaattaattttacaatgcccccttgaggcatagaccgatgttttcagcagtcagtctagagggcattataaattcaaaaaaattcaaaaaaatacaaaaacttgGAAACCTAGTTTTGTTCGTGGACGAGATCATCTGTGCCAaaattgaggtgatttggaggtggtcaaaaaaatgcccgcattccggagggaccatttggaggagggggtggtttatatagagtgcgccaagaccccagccagcccacgatacaaagggttcaatgtacgttAAGGTGGGCGTTACTGGtagcgctagtaataaagtgctatgatgaccataaaagctacttaataaccgaccgttagcatgtgGAGCGCCTTTAGGTCACCTGACCGTCGAGTGGCTTGgttttggtcgagtgattgcttcttggtcgagtatcttcaaGTCTGTTGAGTgagacaccttcaagtcgattgaaagatgatttcttctggagatgtccttgggtaggtcagtttggacaggtccatgaccctaccctaggtacataacttcatcattagccctcgaatggatcgaggtttgagtgggacaGGGTTTGAGCATTTTTCTGACTCGTTTTTCATGCCGCGAGCATACTTTTTCGGATCAATGAACCCGAGTGTTGACAATGACTTcctttccagtcgccttgatccattcttaattcctcgtcgagtgagtttctttactcgaaaggctccgagtgacgatgcggaggagatctttggtttgacaagttgttctgctgtccgcggatttcatgggatccgaattttgggaagcgcgcgggacggggaagGCTGCAGTAATCGAATGGGATAGagtggagccgcctcgatccctgcaccacctttttcgccacgtatcacgcgtgcgattgttacgggatttgacagagccgcctgggcctacccgtcagccactcggaagcggcctcatataaggcattggaccggagtctcccgaacagtgcgttcccattacctcttctcctcttcacccccctccgctgcgctcgctctcgccccagcgccaccgctccgtacgcgtctcgccggcgacaatggggaaggagaagacggcggccctggagcgggcaaagaaggcgacggcgaggtcgaaggggaaggcgaccagccggggcggatcttcctcgcgaaccggcctgccgaagggctggatccagggtgactggatccactcgaggatcacccaagaagacctcgatgacctggccgaaggggggctgatcccctatgactcggcgcagcttccggggaaggaatctgagccgcaacctcgggagggtgagcgtgttcttcttgccacccacgtcgaccgtggattttccttgcctcctcaccctttctttcgagggtttctgaacttctttggggcacaactccaccactttactcccaacacaatcgtttatctcgccgctttcatttctttgtgtgagaacttcctgggttgccggcctcactggggtcttttcaagcacattttcacttgtcgctcccagacggtgaaaaaggctaatccgagtgacgagaggacgcaagtgattcagatgtgtgggggtattGGTATCCATATGAGAGGAAAAAGTTCTTTTCCGGCCATGATTCCTCCCGACTCAgtgcgcggatggcagtcgacctggttttactgtaaggaccagtcgacgccagggcagtcgactggcctccctccctttaccatggaccgagtgaggaaaccctcccctttgaaggtgctcccggaggagaaggcccaggtgagggtgctggttgatcgagtggtccagcttatccgtgacggggtcactggtatggatctcttggaggtcttccttcagcggtgcATCCagcaagcccgagaccatccgatgtggatgtatttgggtcttgaagactccactcgtgtccacccagaggaggtcgacgacgacacactagagaagtggctgtcgggcattaccgggaacaaggacaaccccaggggagccaggagagtccctccattcgaccagtctcatgcaccagagaaggtctgattctgagtttttgctttgtAATTTGAATTCGCTCCTGCAAACACTGCATTGACTGACTTTGTTCtctctgctttctttcaggccattattgaaatgtattcaatgcccaacgaagagcaagagcaagctctggaaggcgaggcgagccgCGGCGACAGTGGTGAGTGGACTTCCAACGGTGAAGGGGgtggaggaagcgacgactcaagtgatggaGAAAAAGTTGAGTCACCTCCTCgccgggagaggcgatccaagctcgaccaagaacgaccgagtgcCCGTGAAAAGGtaactgctcaggctggtcagtctttgaagcgtcatcgggtctcttcaccaaccccgactgagaaagcgcaaaagcaccccaaagttgcagagctgaagactcggaaggcgttgccgaagattaagactGACATCCCCGTTGCTTCCGCGTGAGTGTCTCCTTTCGTATTCACTCGACGCTTcatgctgtttgtttttcttgttttaactggtcGGATTTTGGGATTGTCAgtgctgccacttccgggacctcagcttacagggacgaggacgaggtgatggaggatgcggtcacttctaatctgggtGTGATTTCTGCCGTACTATCTTCGTTTGGTCGATCCAATTGcaatgtgcatcattgggtgaTGTGACTTTGGCAATTGCACCCTACACAGCTCCCaacgttattgacctccctgacgatgatgatgaagagtaGGCAAACTCCTACAAGCGAGGCGCTACAGTCGACACAGAGGGCAGAACCAGTCGTTCAAGACGCTGGcgacgccaatcggggttctgttaccttcgccgtgccactgtcgagtgccttgccttcttcgtcgactgctcaggcccctgtcgacccaccttcggtttttgcgacccatcatgtcccagaagacgaagtgaatgctgccagggaagctatacgccaggcgggtgtcatgatggagaagatgaagatggtgcgagacgccagtcaggctgcctacgacgctagctcggctctccaaagcaacgttcaggttagttggtcgccgcttgttctgttaggatatgatatctgaagactcctttctgaaaatctttgcgttagtacacccactgggtgcgttgcttgaactttgaattagtgggggcacactgagtgcacccgctgggtgtagtccccgagactgcagtggactgcgggcagtcgactgtagtctttgtatcttgtcgagtgtaaaccgaattgatagtttgtctcttccactcggtgtGGTCGAGTGGGGtcgaaaccggtgggggcacgccaagtgcacccactgggtgtagtccccgagaccgcggtcgactgctagcagtcgactatggtctgagctctcttttttttactccctgcactcgactctggcgggccggtcgagtgggctcagaaccggtgggggcaagcaaagtgcacccactgggagtAGTCCCCGAGGCTGCggcggactgcgggcagtcgaccatagccttagtaacttttttttgctataaaaataacttctcccctttgatttcagaaatcttgcgaTCTTGGGGCTTGTTTTGCTGACTtagagaaacagcagatccaactgaaccttgacttggagctggccaagacagagctccAAAGGGTCAAGGACGACGCCACTGGTAAGACGAATTTGTCAACTGGTCCGCCTTAGGCTTGAGttcccttctgctctttctgaatcatgcatcatttctttgtagaaaaactgagagaagctctggtgaaGAAGGACCAAGATTTGGATGCTGCTCGAAAGGAGGCTGACAACAAAACCGCTCTAGCTGCACAGAAACTGGCtttggtcggccagttggaagaagagaataccaggctgaagtctgctctgaatgacgccaacaaggagtgctcgcgctggaagaaggagaatctcatcctgggtgagaagatggaaagcattgctcgcaggagggacgatctggagagctacctgaggagtcttgccaagaagttgttcatcaagcttgaaggtgcacattttgttccgattgattttttttgtgtcgactcatcgtatgtaaattgacttatccttggatcgtgatgcagagttttgccagaactttgaggaggagactgggcggatcgaacctggtttggatccaatcaattctcccgtgaaagatgaaactgccatgaatctgctccgactggattcCCGCATTgacggtgtcgtggactacttggctcgactgaaggtcgccatgtcgcggattgacccggcactttggctagaggctgtgctccaaaatgatcttgagtccctgatgactcgactaaatgaaatcccagactgagtgcaggagtggaagaagtctgctgctcggtgtggcgttgacgtggctctgtctttggttcgtgtccactgcaaggaggtgcgacaagacaaactggcagcaatcaaggtcgccaacacccagaaacaTGACTTCCGAACTTttttggagactttcatcgctgcagccactcagatagccgacggcgtcgacctggatgagttcgtcgagcctgccagccctcctcctgcggaggaaaaaacttttatgcctcaccttaaatttgcctcggaatgccgagtggtttttgtaaccgttaaactctttcgggctgaatgcccgagtACTTTGATCTGTGGTCCggaaacctttaggatttatccgaacttggtttatcATCGAATATCTTTATGCATTCCCCGTCGAGTGGAAATCGTTCtttattcgagacaacttttgcatttgcggcgcagctccgaaggagacagtagcagtcgacctgcacctcgtcgtctttGCGGGTCAGCGATGGatcgtacgttgtatttgtggcgaagctccccaaggaGGAGGCGACAGTCGACCTGCTCCTTGTTACTGCAGAGCAGGATGAAGTgcgtgttgtatttgtggcgaagctctccaaggaGGAGGCGGTAGTCGACCTGCCCCTTGTTGCTGCAAAGCAGGGTgtgtttcgaacttaggcgagtgctggactgcagctaagtccccgagtgggagggctactctccactcggtaggattttttcaaacttaggcgagtgcctgacttcagttaagtcctcaagagagagaacttaggcgagtactggactgcagctaagcccccgagtgggagtactgctctccactcggtaggattttttcaaacttaggcgagtacctgactgcagctaagtcctcaagtgagagaacttaggcgagtactggactgcagctaagcccccgagtgggaggactgctctccactcggtaggattttttcaaacttaggcgagtgcctgactgcagctaagtcctcaagtgagagaacttaggccagtactggactgcagctcagcccccgagtgggaggactgctctccactcggtaggattttttcaaacttaggcgagtgcctgactgcagctaagtcatcaagtgagagaacttaggcgagtactggactgcagctaagcccccgagtgggaggactgctctccactcggtaggattttttcaaacttaggcgagtgcctgactgcagctaagtcctcaagtgagagaacttagacgagtactagactgcagctaagccctcgagtgggaggactgctctccactcggtaggatttttcaaacttaggcgaaacggattcgcagctaagccacccactgggggatgtcATTCGCAAACAAAAAATGATAACAATCACTGAGAAAATTATaacgctaagaaaacgatcacgtggatcaaattgtgtgtctagaggtacccctgcccctgtatataaaggagcaagggggaggaggccggccctaggaggggcgcgccagggagtaggattcctactcctagttggagtaggtttcctcctttcctagtccaactaggagaaggggggaaaggggggaagaggggaaggaagggagagaggggccgcgccccaaaccccttgtccaattcggactgggcttgggaagggcgcgcgccacctcctggtcctttccactaaggcccattaaggcccattatttcttcctcgtatttccgtaactccccggtacctccgaaaatacccgaatcactcggaacctttccgatgtccgaatatagtcgtccaatatatcgatctttacgtctcaaccatttcgagactcctcgtcatgtccccgatctcatacgggactccgaactcctttggtacatcaacactcataaactcataatataactgtcatcgaaaccttaagcgtgcgaaccctaccggttcgagaacaatgtagacatgaccgagacacgtctctggtcaataaccaatagcggaacctggatgctcatattggctcccacatattctacgaagatctttatcggtcggaccgcataacaacatacgttgttccctttgtcatcggtatgttacttgcccgagattcgatcgttggtatctcaatacctagttcaatctcattaccggcaagtctctttactcgtttcgtaatacatcatctcgcaactaactcattagttgcaatgcttgcaaggcttatgtgatgtgtattaccgagagggcccagagatacctctccgataaacggagtgacaaatcctaatctcgaaatacgccaacccaacatgtaactttggagacacctgtagagctcctttataatcacccagttatgttgtgacgtttggtagcacacaaagtgttcctccggcaaacgggagttgcataatctcatagtcataggaatatgtataagtcatgaagaaagcaatagcaacatactaaacgatcgggtgctaagctaatggaatgggtcatgtcaatcacatcattcttctaatgatgtgatcccgttaatcaaataacaactcttttgttcatggttaggaaacataaccatcttcgattaacgagctagtcaagtagaggcatactagtgacactctgtttgtctatgtattcacacatgtattatgtttccggttaatacaattctagcatgaataataaacatttatcatgaaataaggaaataaataataactttattattgcctcttgggaatatttccttcagtctcccacttgcactagactcaataatctagttcacatcgccatgtgattcaacactaatagttcacatcaccatgtgattaacacccatagttaacattgtcatgtgacctatacccaaagggtttactagagtcagtaatctagttcacatcgtttatgtgattaacacccaaagagtactaaggtgtgatcatgttttgcttgtgagataattttagtcaacgggtctgtcacatacagatctgtaagtattttgcgaattctatgtctacaatgctctgcatggagctactctagctaattgatcccactttcagtatgtatctagatcgagacttagagtcatccagatctgtgtcaaaacttgcatcgacgtaactttttatgatgaacctttttgtcacctccataattgagaaatatttccttattccactaaggataattttgaccaatgtccagtgatctacccttagatcactattgtactcccttgcttaacatagtgtagggtatacaatagatctggtacacagcatggcatactttatagaacctatggctgaggcatagggaatgactttcattctctttctatcttctgccgtgg
The Triticum dicoccoides isolate Atlit2015 ecotype Zavitan chromosome 3A, WEW_v2.0, whole genome shotgun sequence genome window above contains:
- the LOC119270766 gene encoding protein FAR1-RELATED SEQUENCE 5-like isoform X3, whose product is MASSSSIRPSLHTPAHPYPEALIQRILPISLTCCSTRQRRSTPTYRRRFCLPLLERPTIQEDMAYASDESMFEYVNVVSKMFDSEAEGYEFYNKYALEKGFSVRKSYIEWDGSNKYIILRKIVCSRQGFREEKHIKRKMEDRKRRPRSLTRVGCNAKLVITRQEETGRWFVKDFIDEHSHPLAPRDLSCLLRSHRRIRDEQKADNADMEKCGIRKYRIMDILCFQYVGFDKVGCIKRDVYNFCHANKQEIISAGNANTVIMDMMARRERDVHFLFKYLVDEHGHLKGLFWADSQSRLDYEAFRDVIVFDSTYRTNKYNLPFVPFVGLNHHHSTVIFGYGIISHETSQAYEWMLRTFSDCMAQKHPISVITDGDLAMQRAIRMVWPDSNHRLCIWHIQQNIVRHLHDDDVKEEFRSFIYDTSSIEEHEIKWIQFLQRNKVSSVESWLHQMYQMRKLWCAPYLEGRCFLGLSSNQRSESLNSVLHTHLEGKMSLFEMLEHYERCLASRRINEALHDIKALQSVPFTEENASPLEKHAATVFTPSVFKMVLWSIDAVSKCQIREILDGSEDSTYVVSKQERMDKKFGVRIEEQGGLLHRVVAFPLGGL
- the LOC119270766 gene encoding protein FAR1-RELATED SEQUENCE 5-like isoform X1, with amino-acid sequence MASSSSIRPSLHTPAHPYPEALIQRILPISLTCCSTRQRRSTPTYRRRFCLPLLERPTIQEDMAYASDESMFEYVNVVSKMFDSEAEGYEFYNKYALEKGFSVRKSYIEWDGSNKYIILRKIVCSRQGFREEKHIKRKMEDRKRRPRSLTRVGCNAKLVITRQEETGRWFVKDFIDEHSHPLAPRDLSCLLRSHRRIRDEQKADNADMEKCGIRKYRIMDILCFQYVGFDKVGCIKRDVYNFCHANKQEIISAGNANTVIMDMMARRERDVHFLFKYLVDEHGHLKGLFWADSQSRLDYEAFRDVIVFDSTYRTNKYNLPFVPFVGLNHHHSTVIFGYGIISHETSQAYEWMLRTFSDCMAQKHPISVITDGDLAMQRAIRMVWPDSNHRLCIWHIQQNIVRHLHDDDVKEEFRSFIYDTSSIEEHEIKWIQFLQRNKVSSVESWLHQMYQMRKLWCAPYLEGRCFLGLSSNQRSESLNSVLHTHLEGKMSLFEMLEHYERCLASRRINEALHDIKALQSVPFTEENASPLEKHAATVFTPSVFKMVLWSIDAVSKCQIREILDGSEDSTYVVSKQERMDKKFGVRIEEQGGLLHRVSCSCRKLECVDTSCSHIFYIFRILKQTILLGCCVPTRWTMNAKCAYAPTRKKQMYDYSVSLQRYRELRNCSHAASFKACHSDEDYHRLKMLLQAQHHGKQSSFEQADSKESTNAQHNSIRFGPLMPHSEKVDKVLDPVHVPGRGAPKKRLQAKTKKSRSQNICGYCKKAGHNRRKCAKLLNDLEAEL
- the LOC119270766 gene encoding protein FAR1-RELATED SEQUENCE 5-like isoform X2, producing the protein MAYASDESMFEYVNVVSKMFDSEAEGYEFYNKYALEKGFSVRKSYIEWDGSNKYIILRKIVCSRQGFREEKHIKRKMEDRKRRPRSLTRVGCNAKLVITRQEETGRWFVKDFIDEHSHPLAPRDLSCLLRSHRRIRDEQKADNADMEKCGIRKYRIMDILCFQYVGFDKVGCIKRDVYNFCHANKQEIISAGNANTVIMDMMARRERDVHFLFKYLVDEHGHLKGLFWADSQSRLDYEAFRDVIVFDSTYRTNKYNLPFVPFVGLNHHHSTVIFGYGIISHETSQAYEWMLRTFSDCMAQKHPISVITDGDLAMQRAIRMVWPDSNHRLCIWHIQQNIVRHLHDDDVKEEFRSFIYDTSSIEEHEIKWIQFLQRNKVSSVESWLHQMYQMRKLWCAPYLEGRCFLGLSSNQRSESLNSVLHTHLEGKMSLFEMLEHYERCLASRRINEALHDIKALQSVPFTEENASPLEKHAATVFTPSVFKMVLWSIDAVSKCQIREILDGSEDSTYVVSKQERMDKKFGVRIEEQGGLLHRVSCSCRKLECVDTSCSHIFYIFRILKQTILLGCCVPTRWTMNAKCAYAPTRKKQMYDYSVSLQRYRELRNCSHAASFKACHSDEDYHRLKMLLQAQHHGKQSSFEQADSKESTNAQHNSIRFGPLMPHSEKVDKVLDPVHVPGRGAPKKRLQAKTKKSRSQNICGYCKKAGHNRRKCAKLLNDLEAEL